A single window of Sphingobacteriales bacterium DNA harbors:
- a CDS encoding leucine-rich repeat domain-containing protein, with amino-acid sequence MKNLLLVFVFLIGIQICKAEYVIIPDDNFRAVLKALYPTCFDASDKMDVTCSQIVNELSLSIENNDIATISGIQYFTSLTYLNCYNNQITNLPSLPASLTYLDCSYNQITNLPTLPPSLEKLFCNNNQIIELPILPSTLTDLFCDVNQITDLPILPSTLVVLNCGYNQIADLPILPSTLVDLDCHSNLLTKLPSLPSSLMSLHCYNNQLTYLPSLPTSLNYLDCSNNQITELPSLPSTLKDLKFRHNQIKELLLLPSTLYQLDCGNNQLTALPTLPDMLQGLVCDGNQITDLPPLPSTLIVLYCNSNQLTTIPILPNTIYSLNCSNNQLRELPSLPNTLQYLYCENNRLEALPSLSSVLNTLYVRGNNSLYCLPVLPASLLGLYVYNTGITCLPNAINTNATVDITIPICTSTSSICKVNPYVQGKIYIDGKHNGKYSIGERLIS; translated from the coding sequence ATGAAAAACTTATTATTAGTGTTTGTATTCTTAATTGGGATACAAATATGCAAAGCAGAGTATGTAATCATACCAGATGATAATTTTAGAGCTGTGTTGAAAGCATTGTACCCAACTTGTTTTGATGCAAGTGATAAAATGGACGTAACATGCAGTCAAATTGTAAATGAACTCAGTTTAAGTATAGAAAATAATGACATAGCAACAATTTCTGGCATTCAATATTTTACTTCATTAACTTATTTGAATTGCTATAATAACCAGATAACAAATTTGCCATCACTACCAGCTTCGTTAACTTATTTAGACTGTAGTTATAATCAAATAACAAATTTGCCAACTCTGCCACCATCCTTAGAAAAATTATTTTGTAATAATAATCAAATAATAGAATTACCAATATTGCCATCTACATTAACAGATTTATTTTGCGATGTTAACCAAATAACAGATTTACCAATATTGCCGTCTACATTAGTAGTTTTGAATTGTGGCTATAACCAGATAGCAGATTTACCAATATTGCCTTCTACATTAGTAGATTTAGATTGTCACTCAAATCTTCTGACAAAATTACCATCACTACCGTCCTCATTAATGTCCTTGCATTGTTACAACAACCAATTAACATACTTACCATCATTACCCACTTCGTTAAATTATCTAGACTGTAGTAATAATCAGATAACAGAATTGCCATCACTGCCATCAACATTAAAGGATTTGAAATTTAGGCATAATCAAATAAAAGAATTACTCCTACTTCCTTCTACCTTATATCAATTGGATTGTGGAAATAATCAATTAACAGCCTTACCAACCCTACCAGATATGCTGCAAGGATTGGTTTGTGATGGTAATCAGATAACAGATTTGCCTCCATTGCCATCTACGTTAATAGTTCTATACTGTAATAGCAATCAATTAACGACGATACCAATACTACCAAATACTATATATAGTCTTAATTGTAGTAATAATCAATTGAGAGAATTACCTTCCTTACCAAATACGTTACAGTATCTATATTGTGAAAATAATCGATTAGAAGCCCTTCCGTCTTTGAGTAGTGTTTTAAATACTTTATATGTTAGAGGTAATAACTCTTTGTATTGTTTACCAGTATTACCTGCAAGTTTATTAGGGCTATATGTTTATAATACAGGCATTACCTGTTTGCCTAATGCAATAAATACTAATGCAACAGTGGACATAACAATACCTATTTGCACCTCCACATCTAGTATTTGTAAAGTGAATCCTTATGTACAGGGAAAAATTTATATTGATGGAAAGCATAATGGTAAATATAGCATAGGTGAGCGATTAATCTCTTAA
- the atpG gene encoding ATP synthase F1 subunit gamma — protein sequence MPGNLKEVRGRIGSVKSTIQITKAMKMVSAAKLKRATDRIVQIRPYADQLSEVLQNLVANLQGEVNISYAEERTINKVLIVVITSDKGLCGAFNANTLKATKNLLSEKYADLNAEGKVDLLTIGKRAFEGFKTGSKGYVNKDFVNIFHHLNFEDAAKAAEYIMYAFEQKVYDRVDVVYGKFKNAGTQINTVEQFLPISTENTGAAKKKADYIFEPEQEKILKDLVPKILKTQFFRYLLDSNASEHGARMTAMDKATENANELLKTLNIMYNRARQAAITTELSEIVSGAAALSNG from the coding sequence GTGCCAGGAAATTTAAAAGAAGTAAGAGGAAGAATTGGGTCTGTAAAATCAACAATACAGATTACAAAGGCTATGAAAATGGTATCTGCTGCTAAATTAAAAAGAGCAACAGATAGAATTGTACAAATAAGACCTTACGCAGATCAACTTTCTGAAGTATTACAAAATTTAGTGGCAAATCTACAAGGCGAAGTAAATATTTCTTACGCTGAAGAAAGAACCATAAATAAAGTATTAATTGTTGTAATAACATCAGATAAAGGTTTGTGTGGTGCTTTCAACGCAAATACATTAAAAGCAACTAAAAATTTACTTTCAGAGAAATACGCTGACTTAAATGCTGAAGGTAAAGTAGATTTACTTACAATAGGTAAAAGAGCTTTTGAAGGTTTTAAAACAGGAAGCAAAGGTTATGTAAATAAAGACTTTGTGAACATATTTCATCACTTGAATTTTGAAGATGCAGCAAAGGCAGCAGAATATATTATGTATGCTTTTGAGCAAAAAGTATATGATAGAGTAGATGTAGTATATGGTAAATTTAAAAATGCTGGAACACAAATAAATACAGTAGAGCAGTTTTTACCAATATCTACAGAGAATACAGGCGCAGCTAAGAAAAAAGCAGATTATATTTTTGAGCCAGAGCAAGAAAAAATATTGAAAGATTTAGTACCAAAAATATTAAAAACTCAATTTTTTAGATATTTGTTAGATTCAAATGCTTCTGAGCACGGTGCAAGAATGACAGCAATGGACAAAGCTACTGAAAATGCAAATGAACTATTGAAAACATTAAATATCATGTACAATAGAGCAAGACAAGCAGCAATTACAACTGAATTATCAGAAATCGTATCTGGTGCAGCTGCACTTAGCAACGGATAA
- a CDS encoding F0F1 ATP synthase subunit alpha: MVEVRPDEISDILRKQLGGVSTEAELEEVGTVLQVGDGIARVYGLTEVQAGELVEFDSGVKAIALNLEEDNVGVVLMGATDSIKEGDKVKRTKQIASINVGEGMLGRVINTLGEPIDGKGPIVGQTYSMPIERKAPGVIFRQPVNEPLQTGIKAIDAMIPVGRGQRELIIGDRQTGKTAIAIDTIINQKEFYERGETVYCIYVACGQKASTVANIAKTLEENGALPYTVIVAANASDPAPLQFYAPFAGAAIGEFFRDTGRPALIVYDDLSKQAVAYREVSLLLKRPPGREAYPGDVFYLHSRLLERAAKVIARDEIAANMNDLPESLKGIVKGGGSLTALPIIETQAGDVSAYIPTNVISITDGQIFLESNLFNSGVRPAINVGISVSRVGGNAQIKSMKKVAGTLKLDQAQYRELEAFAKFGSDLDAATKSVLDKGKRNVEILKQAQYSPLTVEKQVAIIYLGSKGLLRNVAVDKVGAFEDAFLSTVEQKHADVLANLKKGKLEDEDLKKLEQVAKDLESSFA, translated from the coding sequence ATGGTAGAAGTAAGACCAGATGAAATATCAGATATACTACGCAAACAATTAGGTGGCGTATCTACAGAAGCAGAACTAGAAGAAGTAGGCACTGTATTACAAGTAGGTGATGGTATTGCTCGCGTGTACGGATTAACAGAAGTACAAGCTGGAGAGTTAGTAGAATTTGACAGTGGCGTAAAAGCTATTGCATTAAACCTTGAAGAAGACAATGTAGGTGTTGTATTGATGGGTGCTACTGATTCTATAAAAGAAGGAGACAAAGTAAAACGTACTAAGCAGATTGCATCAATTAATGTTGGTGAAGGAATGCTTGGTAGAGTAATTAATACATTAGGTGAGCCAATTGATGGCAAAGGACCAATAGTTGGACAAACGTACTCTATGCCAATAGAACGTAAAGCACCAGGTGTTATCTTTAGACAACCAGTGAACGAGCCATTACAAACAGGAATTAAAGCAATTGATGCAATGATTCCAGTAGGTCGTGGACAACGTGAGTTAATCATTGGTGATAGACAAACAGGAAAAACTGCAATTGCTATTGATACCATCATCAACCAAAAAGAGTTTTACGAAAGAGGCGAAACTGTATATTGTATCTATGTAGCTTGTGGACAAAAAGCATCTACAGTAGCAAATATAGCTAAAACATTAGAAGAGAATGGAGCATTGCCTTATACTGTTATTGTAGCAGCAAATGCATCAGATCCAGCACCATTACAATTCTACGCACCATTTGCTGGAGCAGCAATTGGAGAATTTTTTAGAGATACAGGTCGTCCAGCGTTAATCGTTTATGATGATTTATCTAAACAAGCTGTGGCATATCGTGAAGTATCATTATTATTAAAAAGACCACCAGGACGTGAAGCATATCCAGGTGATGTATTCTACTTACACTCACGTTTATTAGAGCGTGCAGCAAAAGTTATTGCACGTGATGAGATAGCAGCAAATATGAATGATTTACCAGAATCTTTAAAAGGTATTGTAAAAGGTGGTGGTTCACTTACTGCATTACCAATTATTGAAACACAAGCTGGTGACGTATCTGCTTATATTCCTACCAACGTGATTTCAATCACAGATGGTCAGATATTCTTAGAGTCAAATTTATTTAACTCAGGTGTTCGTCCAGCTATCAACGTAGGTATTTCTGTATCGCGTGTGGGTGGTAATGCACAAATAAAATCTATGAAAAAAGTAGCTGGTACATTAAAATTAGACCAAGCACAATATAGAGAACTAGAAGCATTTGCTAAATTTGGTTCAGACTTAGATGCAGCTACAAAATCAGTGTTAGATAAAGGTAAGAGAAACGTGGAAATATTGAAACAAGCACAATATTCTCCATTAACAGTAGAAAAACAAGTAGCTATTATATATTTAGGTTCAAAAGGTTTATTGAGAAATGTTGCAGTAGATAAAGTTGGCGCTTTTGAAGATGCATTCTTATCAACTGTTGAACAAAAACATGCTGATGTATTAGCAAACTTGAAAAAAGGCAAATTAGAAGATGAAGATTTGAAAAAATTAGAGCAAGTAGCTAAAGATTTAGAATCATCATTTGCATAA
- a CDS encoding F0F1 ATP synthase subunit delta, with amino-acid sequence MQATQNKIEDFIKKQSGKPNVKINQKVDASILGGFVIDFGDKILDNSVKYKLNKIRQELLA; translated from the coding sequence ATGCAAGCAACACAAAATAAAATAGAAGACTTTATTAAAAAACAATCTGGAAAACCAAATGTAAAAATCAATCAAAAAGTTGATGCATCTATACTTGGTGGTTTTGTGATTGATTTTGGAGATAAAATTCTAGATAACTCAGTCAAATATAAATTAAACAAGATTAGACAAGAATTATTAGCATAA
- the atpH gene encoding ATP synthase F1 subunit delta, with product MSAEKLANRYSSAFFDDAVANQKLEKVKQDVNLIAQTITVSKDFDNFIKNPIIETSKKQSVIQELFASKLDTVTMNFLKLLIVNRREMYLPLILKKFVNKYNDVNGITEVNVSVAES from the coding sequence ATGTCAGCAGAAAAATTAGCCAATAGATATTCAAGTGCTTTCTTTGATGATGCTGTAGCAAATCAAAAATTAGAAAAAGTAAAGCAAGATGTAAATCTAATTGCGCAAACAATTACTGTAAGTAAAGATTTTGATAATTTTATTAAAAACCCAATCATTGAAACAAGCAAAAAGCAAAGCGTAATTCAAGAATTATTTGCAAGTAAGCTAGACACTGTTACGATGAATTTCTTAAAATTATTGATTGTCAATAGAAGAGAAATGTATTTGCCACTAATTTTAAAGAAATTTGTGAATAAATACAATGATGTAAATGGCATTACAGAAGTAAATGTAAGTGTAGCAGAGAGCTAG
- the atpF gene encoding F0F1 ATP synthase subunit B, which translates to MSLLTPDLGLVFWTTIIFLTFWFLVGKKALKPIASAIKEREDAINDALNAADKAKADMTKLQADNANLLREAKEESTRILKEAKDIKESIIAEAHQLAKDNAAKIVADAKLEIDSQKKVAIAEVKKEVSQLSIDIAQKVLGKELDSSKDHQSLINSLVDKVNLN; encoded by the coding sequence ATGTCTTTATTAACACCAGACTTAGGCTTGGTGTTTTGGACTACAATTATTTTCCTAACTTTTTGGTTCTTAGTAGGCAAAAAAGCACTAAAACCAATAGCAAGTGCAATCAAAGAAAGAGAAGATGCTATCAATGATGCATTGAACGCAGCCGATAAGGCAAAAGCTGATATGACAAAATTGCAAGCAGACAATGCAAATCTATTGAGAGAAGCAAAAGAGGAGAGTACAAGAATTTTAAAAGAAGCAAAGGATATTAAAGAGTCTATTATTGCAGAAGCACATCAGTTGGCTAAAGATAATGCAGCAAAAATTGTTGCAGATGCAAAATTAGAGATTGATAGTCAAAAGAAAGTTGCAATTGCAGAAGTTAAGAAAGAGGTTAGTCAGTTGTCAATTGATATAGCACAAAAAGTATTAGGCAAAGAATTAGATAGTTCTAAAGATCATCAAAGCCTTATCAATTCTTTAGTAGATAAAGTAAATCTAAATTAA
- the atpE gene encoding ATP synthase F0 subunit C: MTGFAALGAGMAALAAGIGIGLVGSNAVQGIARQPEATNDIRGAMILAAALIEGAAIIGMILSFLMN, translated from the coding sequence ATGACAGGATTTGCAGCATTAGGAGCAGGCATGGCAGCATTGGCAGCCGGAATCGGAATCGGATTAGTAGGTAGCAATGCAGTACAAGGTATTGCGCGTCAACCAGAAGCAACAAACGATATTAGAGGTGCTATGATCTTAGCAGCAGCTTTGATTGAAGGTGCAGCTATCATCGGTATGATTTTATCATTCTTGATGAACTAA
- a CDS encoding F0F1 ATP synthase subunit A: protein MTKYEKFLPYLLSVFFFILINNLLGLVPFLGGINSSGNISFTLVLAMCSLLLINLNGNKDYWTHVFAMPGVPKWVLVILTPIEILGVFLKPAVLMLRLFGNITGGHIAVLSIVSLIFIMGEMGEKMGGAAAGGFIAFPILLFVNAMELFVAFLQAYVFTLLTAIFIGAAVEEHHHAEHH, encoded by the coding sequence TTGACAAAATATGAAAAATTTTTACCATACTTATTATCAGTTTTCTTTTTCATATTAATTAATAATTTATTAGGATTAGTACCATTTTTAGGTGGCATCAACTCATCTGGAAATATTTCATTCACATTAGTATTAGCTATGTGTTCTTTGTTATTAATAAATCTTAATGGTAATAAAGATTATTGGACACACGTATTTGCTATGCCTGGTGTACCTAAATGGGTATTAGTAATCTTAACACCAATAGAAATATTAGGTGTGTTCTTGAAGCCAGCAGTATTAATGTTACGTCTATTTGGAAACATAACAGGTGGTCATATCGCAGTATTAAGTATTGTATCTTTGATATTTATTATGGGTGAAATGGGTGAAAAAATGGGTGGCGCAGCAGCAGGAGGATTTATTGCATTCCCAATATTGTTGTTTGTAAATGCAATGGAATTATTTGTAGCATTTTTACAAGCATATGTATTTACATTATTGACTGCAATATTTATTGGAGCAGCAGTTGAGGAACATCACCATGCAGAACATCATTAA
- the lpdA gene encoding dihydrolipoyl dehydrogenase, producing MNKHDITIIGSGPGGYVAAIRCAQLGFNTAIIEKYSTLGGTCLNVGCIPSKALLDSSEHYHNAVHNFTEHGIDLPKPPKVNFKQMIDRKAKVVAVNCQGVDFLMKKNKITVYNGFGSFVDKNTIQIKKLDNSTENIESTYTIIATGSKPSSLPFLPIDKKRIITSTEALELQDLPKSMVIIGGGVIGLELGSVYQRLGTEVAVVEFMDKIIPTMDDDLGKELQRNLKKLGMKFYLSHKVTGAKNNGKSVSVTALDKKGQEITLEADYCLVAIGRKPYTDNLGLENIGLKTNERGQISIDAHLQTEVPNIYAIGDVVRGAMLAHKAEEEGVFVAETLAGQKPHINYNLIPGVVYTWPEVASVGQTEKQLKEQNIGYKVGNFPMRALGRARASMDIDGFVKVLADATTDEILGVHMIGARAADMIAEAVVAMEYRASAEDIARMSHAHPTYTEAMKEACLAATENRAIHV from the coding sequence ATGAATAAACACGATATAACAATTATTGGTTCTGGTCCTGGTGGTTATGTAGCTGCAATTAGATGCGCACAGCTAGGGTTTAATACTGCAATTATTGAAAAATATAGTACTTTAGGTGGTACTTGTTTAAATGTAGGTTGCATTCCATCCAAAGCACTTTTAGATTCTTCAGAGCATTATCATAATGCCGTACATAATTTTACTGAACATGGTATAGATTTGCCAAAACCACCAAAAGTCAATTTTAAGCAAATGATTGACAGAAAAGCAAAGGTAGTTGCTGTTAATTGTCAAGGTGTTGACTTCTTGATGAAAAAAAATAAAATCACAGTTTATAATGGATTTGGCTCTTTTGTAGACAAAAATACCATTCAAATAAAAAAACTAGATAATAGTACTGAAAATATAGAATCTACCTATACTATTATTGCTACTGGCTCAAAACCATCTTCACTACCTTTTTTACCTATTGATAAAAAAAGAATTATTACATCTACAGAAGCTTTAGAATTACAAGATTTACCCAAAAGCATGGTAATAATTGGTGGTGGTGTAATTGGACTGGAATTGGGTTCTGTGTACCAACGTTTGGGTACAGAAGTAGCTGTTGTAGAGTTTATGGATAAAATCATTCCAACGATGGATGATGATTTAGGAAAAGAACTACAACGCAATTTGAAAAAACTTGGAATGAAATTCTATTTATCACACAAAGTAACTGGTGCAAAGAATAATGGAAAATCTGTAAGTGTTACGGCTTTAGATAAAAAAGGACAAGAAATTACTTTAGAGGCAGACTATTGTTTGGTTGCTATAGGTAGAAAACCATATACAGACAATCTTGGATTAGAAAATATTGGATTAAAAACAAATGAGCGTGGACAAATAAGCATAGATGCTCATTTACAAACAGAAGTACCAAACATATATGCTATTGGTGATGTGGTGCGTGGTGCAATGCTGGCACACAAAGCAGAAGAAGAAGGTGTATTTGTGGCAGAAACTTTAGCTGGACAAAAACCTCATATCAATTATAATTTAATTCCTGGTGTTGTGTACACTTGGCCAGAAGTTGCTTCTGTTGGGCAAACTGAAAAACAATTGAAAGAACAAAATATTGGTTATAAAGTTGGTAATTTTCCAATGCGTGCATTAGGTAGAGCAAGAGCAAGTATGGATATTGATGGTTTTGTAAAAGTATTGGCTGATGCTACTACTGATGAGATTCTTGGTGTACATATGATTGGTGCCAGAGCAGCAGATATGATAGCTGAAGCTGTGGTAGCAATGGAATATAGGGCAAGTGCCGAAGATATTGCTAGAATGAGTCATGCGCATCCAACATACACTGAAGCTATGAAAGAAGCTTGCTTGGCTGCTACAGAAAACAGAGCGATACATGTATAG
- a CDS encoding DUF2520 domain-containing protein: MQKIKSATFIGSGNVATHLAQILFQKGIVINQICSRLISNAEILAQKVNAEAIDHINDIKENVDIIFCCTKDDLIFKISNKIAEQKRIPYIVHTSGTVGLEVFDSIKDKFEAVGIFYPLQTFSKNNAVDFSEIPIGITTENKTLQNNLLELSSRITKNAFIISDDDRKHLHLSAVLVNNFVNHLFAIAQHYCKDNNLDFNLLKPLIYQTISKIDTVPAIDAQTGPAKRNDQEIIHKHLDMLNDDILTKNIYQALTTSIISMYHGKKK, from the coding sequence ATGCAAAAAATTAAATCTGCAACTTTTATTGGAAGTGGAAATGTGGCAACTCATCTTGCACAAATATTGTTTCAAAAAGGAATTGTAATTAATCAAATTTGTAGTCGTTTAATATCTAATGCAGAAATATTAGCACAAAAAGTAAATGCAGAAGCAATAGACCATATCAATGATATCAAAGAAAATGTAGATATCATATTTTGTTGCACCAAAGACGATTTAATTTTTAAGATTAGTAATAAAATTGCAGAACAAAAAAGAATACCATATATTGTACATACATCAGGTACTGTTGGTTTAGAAGTTTTTGATAGTATAAAAGATAAATTTGAAGCAGTTGGTATCTTTTATCCATTACAAACTTTTTCTAAAAATAATGCTGTTGATTTTTCTGAAATTCCAATAGGCATTACAACAGAAAACAAAACATTGCAAAATAATTTACTTGAACTATCATCACGAATAACAAAAAACGCATTTATAATAAGCGATGATGATAGAAAACATCTGCATTTGTCAGCTGTATTGGTTAATAATTTTGTCAATCATCTATTTGCAATTGCACAACACTATTGCAAAGACAATAATTTAGATTTTAATTTACTTAAACCATTAATCTATCAAACAATTAGTAAAATAGATACTGTACCAGCTATTGATGCACAAACAGGACCAGCCAAAAGAAACGATCAAGAAATTATACATAAACACTTAGACATGCTGAATGATGATATTTTGACGAAAAACATTTACCAAGCACTTACAACAAGTATCATTTCCATGTACCATGGGAAGAAGAAATAG
- the ccsA gene encoding cytochrome c biogenesis protein CcsA has protein sequence MLYIILLTHAFQYKYVWQHSSNELPFYYVFSAMWAGQEGSTLLWMFWIAIVGCVLIVRAKSYESGVLFFMALAQVLLGSMLLAIYILDSKLGSNPFALLKDTMDIPVFKMNPNYVPADGTGLNPSLQNYWMVIHPPTLFLGFALTTVPAAFAFTSLWKREYTQFANAVLPWTLLALLVLSAGILMGGAWAYEALSFGGFWAWDPVENASLVPWLVLAAGLHTLLAYKHTGYSLHATYLFFLSSFLLVLYSSFLTKSGVLGDSSVHSFTDMGMSGQLVVTIFVFLVPSIILFIYRNYKKQIPAKEKEEKTYSREFWLFIGALFFIVSALHIIVLTSFPVFNKLPFIKNKLAPPSDIISHYNNVQIWLAAFVAIIAGITQYFKYTQTETKAFYKNFIISTILSIVCSLLFIIPFKIYRIDYILMLITAWFVIFTNAEYIFRVLKGKIKVSGGAVSHIGFGLILIGIIVSQGKQEVISLNSYGINYGSGFTTEESAENILLYQNEPQKMGKYLVTYLGDSVGEKNIYFNVLYQKIKKDNSFGKSFVLSPNILINAKMGNNPVPSTRKTLTSDLYTHITMAPLKEDGSQPDSIIKDTYTLGIGDTIMASNAFAIIQGINANATIDGFEKKAGDVAVGIQLKYIDLDTQYIIEPIYFIRDMFATSIAANSHNNQVRIAVSKIIPEQNKFEFIVEQKLNKYIIMKAIQFPFINVLWFGILVMLFGIFLSIQKRIKDNKRLYAKN, from the coding sequence TTGTTATACATAATATTATTAACACACGCATTTCAATACAAATATGTGTGGCAACATTCATCAAATGAATTACCATTCTACTACGTATTTTCAGCCATGTGGGCAGGACAGGAAGGTAGCACTCTACTTTGGATGTTTTGGATAGCCATTGTAGGTTGCGTACTTATCGTTAGAGCAAAATCTTATGAGTCTGGTGTGTTGTTTTTTATGGCATTAGCACAAGTACTATTAGGTTCTATGCTACTCGCCATTTATATTTTAGACTCTAAATTAGGAAGCAATCCATTTGCATTACTAAAAGATACAATGGATATTCCAGTTTTTAAGATGAATCCAAACTATGTACCAGCAGATGGAACAGGTTTAAATCCTTCATTACAAAACTATTGGATGGTCATTCATCCACCAACATTATTCTTAGGTTTTGCATTAACTACAGTTCCTGCGGCATTTGCTTTCACATCTTTATGGAAAAGAGAATACACACAATTTGCTAATGCTGTTCTACCATGGACATTATTAGCATTGTTAGTATTAAGTGCAGGAATATTAATGGGTGGCGCTTGGGCATACGAGGCATTAAGTTTTGGTGGTTTCTGGGCTTGGGATCCAGTAGAAAATGCATCATTAGTACCATGGTTGGTATTAGCAGCAGGCTTACATACATTATTAGCATATAAGCACACAGGCTACTCATTGCATGCTACCTATTTGTTTTTCTTAAGCTCATTTTTATTAGTATTATATTCTTCATTTCTTACCAAAAGTGGCGTTCTAGGCGATTCTTCAGTACATTCATTTACAGACATGGGCATGAGTGGTCAATTGGTAGTTACTATTTTTGTATTTCTTGTTCCTTCAATAATATTATTTATATATAGAAATTATAAAAAACAAATTCCAGCAAAAGAAAAAGAAGAAAAAACATACTCAAGAGAGTTTTGGTTATTTATAGGTGCATTGTTCTTTATCGTTTCAGCATTACATATTATTGTGTTGACATCATTTCCTGTTTTCAATAAGTTGCCATTTATAAAAAATAAATTAGCACCACCATCAGATATTATATCACATTACAATAACGTGCAAATTTGGCTGGCTGCATTTGTGGCAATAATCGCAGGCATCACTCAATATTTCAAATACACACAAACAGAAACAAAAGCATTTTATAAAAACTTTATCATAAGTACTATACTAAGTATTGTATGTAGCTTATTGTTTATTATACCATTCAAAATTTATCGTATAGATTATATATTAATGCTAATTACAGCATGGTTTGTAATTTTTACAAATGCAGAATATATATTTAGAGTACTAAAAGGAAAAATAAAAGTAAGTGGAGGCGCTGTTTCGCATATTGGTTTCGGATTAATTTTAATAGGAATCATTGTTTCGCAAGGAAAACAAGAAGTAATTTCATTAAACAGTTATGGTATAAACTATGGCTCAGGTTTTACAACTGAAGAAAGTGCAGAGAATATTTTATTATACCAAAACGAACCACAGAAAATGGGAAAATACTTAGTTACATATTTAGGTGATTCTGTTGGTGAAAAAAATATTTATTTTAATGTATTATATCAAAAAATTAAGAAAGACAATTCTTTTGGAAAGAGTTTTGTTTTAAGTCCAAATATTTTGATAAATGCAAAGATGGGTAACAATCCAGTGCCATCAACACGTAAAACGCTCACATCTGATTTGTACACACACATTACCATGGCACCACTAAAAGAGGATGGCTCACAACCAGACTCTATCATTAAAGATACTTATACATTAGGCATTGGCGATACCATAATGGCATCTAATGCATTTGCAATTATACAAGGCATCAACGCAAATGCAACGATAGATGGTTTTGAGAAAAAAGCTGGTGATGTGGCAGTAGGCATCCAACTAAAATATATAGATTTAGACACGCAATACATCATAGAGCCAATTTACTTTATCAGAGATATGTTTGCAACATCTATTGCTGCAAATTCGCACAACAATCAAGTAAGAATTGCTGTAAGTAAAATTATTCCAGAACAAAATAAATTTGAATTTATTGTAGAACAAAAACTGAATAAGTACATAATCATGAAAGCCATTCAGTTTCCATTCATCAATGTTTTATGGTTTGGTATTTTGGTTATGCTATTTGGTATTTTCTTAAGTATCCAAAAACGTATCAAAGACAACAAAAGATTGTATGCAAAAAATTAA